The following proteins come from a genomic window of Gammaproteobacteria bacterium:
- a CDS encoding STAS domain-containing protein translates to MDIPIERNNGTLIAAPSGRIDGFNAQDFHQTLTGAISGDDTAVLVDMSGLNYISSAGLRAVLMIAKALWQRKAKFMLCSLSGSIGEVFKMSGFDKIIEIHDSKDDALAKLG, encoded by the coding sequence ATGGATATCCCAATTGAGCGCAACAACGGAACGCTGATCGCCGCGCCCTCCGGGCGCATAGACGGCTTTAACGCCCAGGATTTTCACCAGACCCTGACCGGCGCCATCAGCGGCGACGACACGGCGGTGCTGGTCGATATGAGCGGTCTGAACTACATAAGCAGTGCGGGTTTGCGGGCCGTTCTCATGATCGCCAAGGCGCTCTGGCAACGCAAGGCCAAGTTCATGTTGTGCTCACTGTCGGGCTCCATCGGCGAAGTGTTCAAGATGAGCGGCTTCGACAAGATCATCGAGATCCACGACAGCAAGGACGACGCACTGGCAAAACTGGGCTAG
- a CDS encoding HAMP domain-containing protein: MNTGGDNGNGALKSRIAQILEKRHKISVRMYMGISAALLLFVLASVNSWFAFNTVADAQRGVVDRSLPQITGAFAVAEQSRTLVAAAPRLAAAGTLEELENVRTSVASNRQIFESRIDALEAQASDDPVIQRMRDRAGALLTNIEQLDRSVEERFLIADQAGRLQQEIPVLHERLQRLLGPAIDDQYFFTVTGYRDLDSEPVPREQHISEGELARYRRLADLKVNVDNAVQLLDRAFIVGDPQLLEPLLESFESASEAITRNLAALRDPPEPAELMSATERLHELGSGREAAFALRRRELDLAAQERRLLADNRTLEIELGAEAESMVSGARDSARESTDIANEAIDTGQVLLLSVTGVAIVAALLMGSIFIGSLLRRLEGLSSRMRRMAAGDLKTRVDVSGRDEVADMAAALEVFREASLKAQRLDLVERMAQELRDKNEELEQVLEDLKRAQDQIVMREKLAELGELTAGVAHEIQNPLNFVKNFSEVSSELVVELKEVFDEGDGSLSEDDRGLVDEICGDLGSNLERITHHGLRANRIVRDMLKMGRGSGDSQPTDINALLEEHARLAYHSARASDTDFNLTIEEEYSPEMRELNVVPQDLGRVFLNMVTNACHATHDRRVRENAAGGNGAYEPLLKLSTRRTSDGVEVAIQDNGGGIPDDIIGKIFNPFFTTKPTDQGTGLGLALSNDIVRQHGGEIAVDTEPGESTRMVVRLPLSLEVEDS, translated from the coding sequence ATGAATACCGGGGGGGACAACGGCAACGGCGCGCTCAAGTCGCGCATTGCGCAAATTCTTGAGAAGCGGCACAAGATTTCGGTCCGCATGTACATGGGGATCAGCGCGGCGTTGCTGCTTTTCGTGCTCGCGAGCGTCAACAGCTGGTTCGCCTTCAACACGGTCGCCGATGCCCAGCGGGGCGTGGTCGACCGCAGCCTTCCACAGATAACCGGCGCCTTTGCAGTAGCCGAGCAAAGTCGGACGCTGGTGGCCGCGGCCCCGCGGCTTGCGGCGGCCGGCACGCTGGAGGAACTGGAGAACGTGCGAACCTCGGTGGCTTCGAACCGGCAGATTTTCGAATCCCGGATTGACGCGCTTGAGGCGCAGGCCAGCGATGATCCGGTCATTCAGCGCATGCGCGACCGTGCCGGCGCACTTCTGACCAATATAGAGCAATTGGACCGATCGGTGGAGGAGCGATTTCTGATCGCCGATCAGGCCGGCAGGCTGCAGCAGGAAATTCCGGTGCTGCACGAACGTCTGCAACGGCTGTTGGGACCCGCCATCGACGATCAGTATTTCTTCACCGTGACCGGCTATCGGGACTTGGATTCCGAACCGGTCCCCCGGGAGCAGCACATCTCCGAGGGCGAACTGGCCCGTTATAGGCGCCTGGCGGATCTCAAGGTGAACGTGGACAACGCGGTGCAATTGCTGGATCGGGCTTTCATAGTCGGCGATCCGCAATTGCTCGAACCGCTGCTTGAGAGTTTTGAATCGGCATCCGAGGCCATTACCAGAAACCTGGCGGCGCTGCGCGATCCGCCTGAGCCGGCGGAGTTGATGTCCGCTACCGAGCGCCTGCATGAACTGGGTAGCGGCCGCGAAGCGGCCTTTGCGCTGCGACGCCGCGAACTCGACCTGGCCGCCCAGGAAAGACGTCTGTTGGCGGACAACCGCACCCTGGAAATCGAACTCGGCGCCGAAGCCGAAAGCATGGTGAGCGGCGCGCGCGACAGCGCCCGCGAATCGACCGACATCGCCAACGAGGCCATCGACACCGGCCAGGTCCTGTTGCTGAGTGTGACCGGAGTGGCGATTGTCGCCGCCCTGCTCATGGGCTCGATCTTTATCGGCAGCCTGTTGCGCCGGCTTGAGGGGCTCTCGAGCCGCATGCGCCGCATGGCCGCCGGCGACCTCAAGACCAGGGTGGATGTGAGCGGACGGGACGAGGTGGCGGACATGGCCGCGGCGCTGGAGGTGTTCCGCGAAGCCTCGCTCAAGGCGCAGAGACTGGACCTGGTGGAGCGCATGGCGCAGGAATTGCGGGACAAGAACGAGGAGCTGGAGCAGGTCCTCGAGGACCTGAAGCGGGCCCAGGACCAGATTGTCATGCGCGAGAAGCTGGCGGAACTCGGAGAATTGACGGCGGGCGTGGCGCACGAGATTCAGAACCCGCTGAATTTCGTCAAGAACTTCTCCGAAGTGTCGTCGGAGCTGGTAGTGGAGCTAAAGGAAGTCTTTGACGAAGGCGACGGGAGCCTGAGCGAGGACGACAGGGGCCTGGTCGATGAAATCTGCGGCGATCTCGGTTCCAACCTGGAGCGGATCACCCATCATGGCCTGCGCGCCAACCGGATCGTGCGCGACATGCTCAAGATGGGGCGCGGTTCCGGCGATTCGCAGCCAACCGATATCAATGCCCTGCTGGAAGAGCACGCGAGGCTTGCCTACCACAGCGCCCGCGCCTCCGACACCGACTTCAACCTCACGATCGAGGAAGAATACAGTCCCGAAATGAGGGAACTGAACGTGGTGCCGCAGGACCTGGGGCGTGTCTTCCTGAACATGGTGACCAACGCCTGCCACGCCACGCACGATCGCCGGGTCCGGGAAAACGCCGCGGGCGGCAACGGCGCCTACGAGCCGCTTTTAAAGCTGTCGACACGCCGGACTTCGGACGGTGTCGAGGTTGCGATTCAGGACAACGGCGGCGGCATTCCGGACGACATAATCGGGAAGATTTTCAATCCGTTCTTCACGACCAAGCCGACCGACCAGGGCACCGGCCTGGGACTGGCGCTGTCGAACGACATCGTGCGCCAGCACGGGGGCGAAATCGCGGTCGATACCGAACCGGGGGAATCGACCCGGATGGTAGTGCGGCTCCCGCTCTCGCTGGAGGTTGAAGACTCCTGA
- a CDS encoding ABC transporter substrate-binding protein: MRGLVLIAGLAAFTGVSAEPGIDAERILFGQSAALTGPASGLGQAMRAGIEAAFDEANRNGGVHGRRLELISLDDGYEPEAAIENMRALINEREVFALIGAVGTPTARSSVPVAAAAGVPYIAPFTGAPFLRDGQWQNVINLRASYYQETEAMMEFLTRRGLTRVAVAYQDDSFGRAGFRGAQLAMERRGLKPAAIAVYPRNTIAVKTTLLDVMEGDPEAVIIVGAPAPVAAFLNWGSKLKLDMVFMTTSFAGGNALIRNLSSESLGSAGLLMTQVVPPLMGEALPVVQDYLSALKETSPDAEPGFVSLEGYLAGRMAVVAMEQCGPEPRRDRVLPMLRDAGRIDLGGFSLEFGAEDYQGSDAVYLTVVSPDGEYLPLDASGAR, translated from the coding sequence ATGCGCGGGCTGGTTCTGATCGCCGGGCTGGCGGCTTTTACGGGAGTTTCGGCCGAGCCGGGAATCGACGCGGAGCGCATCCTGTTCGGGCAGTCGGCGGCGCTGACCGGGCCGGCCAGCGGGCTGGGCCAGGCGATGCGGGCCGGAATCGAAGCTGCGTTCGACGAGGCCAACCGTAACGGCGGCGTGCATGGCCGGCGGCTGGAGTTGATCTCGCTTGACGACGGTTATGAGCCGGAAGCCGCGATCGAGAACATGCGCGCCCTGATCAATGAGCGCGAGGTGTTCGCGCTCATCGGCGCGGTCGGGACCCCGACGGCGCGGTCGTCGGTACCCGTCGCGGCAGCGGCCGGAGTGCCCTATATCGCACCTTTCACCGGCGCCCCCTTTCTGCGCGATGGGCAATGGCAGAACGTTATCAACCTGCGCGCCTCCTATTACCAGGAAACGGAGGCGATGATGGAATTCCTGACCCGCCGGGGTCTGACGCGCGTGGCGGTCGCCTATCAGGACGATTCGTTCGGCCGTGCGGGATTCCGCGGCGCCCAGCTGGCCATGGAGCGGCGAGGACTCAAGCCGGCCGCCATCGCGGTCTATCCACGCAACACCATCGCGGTCAAGACGACCCTGCTGGACGTGATGGAGGGCGATCCCGAAGCGGTCATCATCGTGGGCGCTCCGGCGCCCGTGGCGGCCTTTCTGAATTGGGGCAGCAAGCTCAAGCTGGACATGGTTTTCATGACGACCTCCTTTGCCGGCGGCAACGCATTGATCCGTAACCTGAGCAGCGAAAGCCTGGGCTCCGCCGGACTGCTCATGACGCAGGTGGTTCCACCCCTGATGGGCGAGGCGCTTCCCGTAGTCCAGGACTATCTTTCGGCGCTGAAGGAGACTTCTCCGGACGCGGAACCCGGATTCGTTTCTCTTGAGGGCTACCTGGCCGGGCGCATGGCCGTCGTGGCGATGGAGCAGTGCGGACCGGAGCCGCGCCGAGACCGGGTGCTGCCGATGCTGCGCGATGCGGGCCGGATCGATCTTGGGGGTTTCTCGCTGGAGTTCGGGGCGGAGGATTACCAGGGATCGGATGCGGTTTACCTGACCGTCGTGAGTCCGGACGGCGAATACCTGCCACTGGATGCGTCCGGGGCGCGGTGA
- a CDS encoding ATP-binding protein: MSGEIRLKIHASHGQLELVEKAIDEMAQLEQWPEELVFKVKLVVEELGLNIIDHGYGNDESQELEFRLVAADDSVTIEFIDEASPFDPLTETPDPDIDAGIEERRIGGLGVYLVREMMDEVKYAREGNRNRLTLVTRL; the protein is encoded by the coding sequence ATGAGCGGCGAAATCCGCCTGAAGATCCATGCCAGCCACGGGCAACTGGAGCTGGTGGAGAAAGCCATCGACGAAATGGCCCAGTTGGAACAATGGCCGGAGGAACTGGTCTTCAAGGTCAAGCTGGTAGTGGAGGAACTGGGGCTGAACATCATCGACCACGGCTACGGAAACGATGAATCCCAGGAACTGGAATTCCGCCTGGTAGCCGCGGACGACAGCGTAACGATCGAGTTCATTGACGAAGCCAGCCCCTTCGATCCCCTGACGGAAACGCCGGACCCCGACATCGACGCGGGCATCGAGGAACGGCGTATCGGCGGTTTGGGCGTGTACCTGGTGCGGGAGATGATGGATGAGGTCAAGTACGCCCGGGAGGGCAACCGCAACCGGCTGACATTGGTAACCCGGCTCTAG
- a CDS encoding SpoIIE family protein phosphatase produces the protein MQAQHKILMVDDESDLEQLVRQRMRREIRSGQYAFLFAGDGVEALEALGEHSDIDLVLSDINMPRMDGLTLLEKIPDVDTDLRSVVISAYGDMKNIRAAMNRGAFDFVTKPIDFDDLRITIDRSLRQLEMWREAEASKDKLLTLQSELDVAHTMQQSILPKQFPKNEQYQLYGSMAPARNVGGDFFDIIRLENGRLGMAIADVSDKGVPAALFMMSSRTLLKGAALGSEDPGAVVTVVNEQLQDGNDANMFVTLFYAVFDPATGLVRYANGGHNPPLIVHKDGSSTILPLTGGVALGVAPQFEFSTDQARLEPGEALVMYTDGVSEAEDLDSEEFGMDRLLDVFAGATLESARTANDAVFAAVREFAGDRSQSDDITCLVLLRSGS, from the coding sequence ATGCAAGCTCAACACAAGATTCTGATGGTCGACGACGAGTCGGACCTGGAGCAACTGGTCCGGCAGCGGATGCGGCGCGAGATTCGCTCCGGGCAGTATGCCTTTCTTTTCGCCGGAGACGGCGTCGAGGCGCTCGAGGCCCTGGGCGAGCACAGCGACATCGACCTGGTGCTTTCCGACATCAACATGCCGCGCATGGATGGTCTGACGCTGCTGGAAAAGATCCCGGACGTCGATACCGATCTCCGCTCGGTCGTCATCTCCGCCTACGGGGACATGAAGAACATTCGCGCGGCGATGAACCGCGGCGCGTTCGATTTCGTCACCAAACCGATCGACTTCGATGACCTGAGAATCACGATCGACCGCAGCCTGCGCCAACTGGAGATGTGGCGCGAAGCCGAAGCCTCGAAGGACAAGCTGCTGACGCTGCAAAGCGAACTGGACGTGGCCCACACCATGCAGCAGTCGATCCTGCCCAAGCAATTTCCGAAGAACGAGCAATACCAGCTGTACGGCAGCATGGCGCCGGCCCGGAACGTCGGCGGCGATTTCTTCGACATTATCCGGCTGGAGAACGGGCGCCTGGGAATGGCCATTGCGGACGTGTCCGACAAGGGCGTTCCCGCGGCGCTGTTCATGATGTCCAGCCGTACCTTGCTGAAGGGCGCGGCGCTCGGCAGTGAGGACCCGGGCGCTGTCGTTACCGTGGTCAACGAGCAACTCCAGGACGGAAACGACGCCAACATGTTCGTGACGCTGTTCTACGCCGTGTTCGATCCGGCAACCGGACTGGTGCGCTATGCCAATGGCGGACACAATCCGCCGCTGATCGTCCACAAGGACGGGTCCTCGACCATCCTGCCGCTCACCGGCGGAGTGGCGCTGGGGGTTGCTCCGCAGTTCGAGTTCAGCACCGATCAGGCCCGGCTGGAACCGGGCGAGGCGCTGGTGATGTACACGGACGGCGTCTCCGAGGCGGAAGACCTGGACAGCGAGGAATTCGGCATGGATCGCTTGCTGGACGTCTTCGCGGGCGCCACGCTGGAGAGCGCGCGGACGGCGAACGATGCCGTGTTCGCGGCGGTGAGGGAATTCGCGGGCGACCGATCGCAGTCGGACGACATCACCTGCCTGGTGCTGCTGAGGTCCGGTTCGTAG
- the nadA gene encoding quinolinate synthase NadA, translating to MQVQSTGSLEYTPRVQEITAAIRSRLTDVIPDVEWPVHAPYIARINELKKERDAVILVHNYQTPEIFHGVADFSGDSLELARLGARAGSGVILMCGVHFMAETSKILAPEKIVLIPDLEAGCSLAAAITGEDVRLLKQKYPGVPVVTYVNTSAEVKAESDICCTSANAVKIVESLGADRVIFLPDGYLGRYVAGKTDVEIILWEGSCEVHERFTADEIRSYRRSHSGIQVIAHPECPPDVLDEADFVGSTSAMIRYVGENKPRRVVMVTECSMSDNVAVEHPDVQFVRPCNLCPHMKRITLPKILRTLETLQPRVEVPAEIADRARLAVERMLQA from the coding sequence ATGCAGGTTCAATCGACAGGTTCATTGGAGTACACCCCGAGAGTGCAGGAGATTACCGCGGCGATCCGCAGCCGCCTGACCGACGTCATACCCGACGTGGAATGGCCCGTGCATGCGCCGTATATCGCCCGCATCAACGAATTGAAGAAGGAGCGCGATGCCGTAATCCTCGTACACAACTACCAGACCCCGGAGATTTTCCACGGCGTGGCGGATTTCTCCGGCGATTCGCTCGAACTGGCCCGCCTGGGCGCCAGGGCCGGCTCCGGCGTGATCCTGATGTGCGGCGTTCATTTCATGGCCGAGACATCGAAGATCCTGGCCCCCGAAAAAATCGTGCTGATCCCGGATCTGGAAGCCGGCTGTTCGCTGGCTGCTGCGATTACCGGCGAGGACGTGCGTCTGCTGAAGCAGAAATACCCCGGCGTTCCGGTTGTCACCTACGTCAATACCTCCGCCGAAGTGAAGGCCGAATCCGACATCTGCTGCACTTCGGCGAATGCCGTTAAGATCGTCGAGTCGCTGGGCGCGGACCGCGTGATCTTCCTGCCCGACGGCTACCTGGGACGCTATGTGGCCGGCAAGACCGACGTGGAGATCATTCTCTGGGAAGGGAGCTGCGAAGTGCACGAGCGGTTCACGGCGGATGAAATCCGTTCCTATCGCCGGTCGCACTCCGGCATACAGGTCATCGCCCATCCGGAATGTCCGCCCGATGTCCTGGACGAGGCCGATTTCGTCGGCTCCACTTCGGCGATGATTCGCTACGTGGGTGAAAACAAGCCCCGCCGCGTGGTCATGGTGACCGAGTGCTCGATGAGCGACAACGTGGCCGTGGAACATCCCGACGTGCAGTTCGTGCGCCCGTGCAATCTCTGTCCGCACATGAAGCGCATCACCCTTCCCAAGATCCTGCGCACACTGGAAACACTTCAGCCGCGGGTCGAGGTTCCGGCGGAAATCGCAGACCGCGCGCGGCTTGCCGTGGAGCGCATGCTTCAGGCCTGA
- a CDS encoding DEAD/DEAH box helicase — translation MPPTFPERKGGKAAFTCQAGTGMNAMMQPGLTALGGLHPAVREWFEESFDRPTAVQEGAWPAIAAGLHALLAAPTGSGKTLAGFLSVIDELLRRSLRDDLPQRTEIVYVSPLRALSNDVRRNLSAPLAGIDRRLEARGLPASGITAGLRTGDSTAADRRRLLKTPPHILVTTPESLYLLLTSEGGRGLLSHAGTVILDELHSLAGGKRGAHLTLSLERLEMLTGRPLRRIGMSATQRPLDRMARFLLGAREDDCAIVDAGAARDRDLALELPGSPLQAVMPLEVWSELYDRLADLVRGHDSTLVFVNTRRLCERAARQLSERLGEDAVASHHGSMSKDHRGEAEQRLKRGSLKVLVATASLELGIDIGSVDLVCQLGSPRGISRFLQRVGRSGHAVGEVPRGRLFPLTRGELVESLALLKAADRNEIEEIRIPPGAMDVLAQQIVAEGACGEKSVDELHATFSLAWPYRKLDRERFARVARMLADGYSTRRGRSGAYLHYDSVKRLLRPRRSARITALTNGGTIPDQFDYDVLLMPSETRIGTLNEDFAFESLPGDIFQLGNASYRIQRVTSGKVYAEDAHGAPPTIPFWFGEAPGRSTELSGRVAKLLDGVETRLARDADAIAWLASIPGGSLEAARQAVEYLEAARATLGSLPGAGRFVIERFLDELGDMHVVIHSPLGSRLNRAWGLALRKRICRKFNIEPQAAALDDSIVISLGPGHSFPLKEITGWLHSSTAHELLIQAVLDSPMFPTRWRWTASTALAILRNWKGERRPAQFQRGDAEDLMVALFPDLVACAENLTGDRTVPDHPLVDQTLDDCLHELMDADGLLALLRSFEQGQAEVRFAEPASPSVLAQEVITAKPYAFLDDAPAEERRTQAIRTRHLLDIEDAATLARPDPQAIAEVCAEAWPNPRDADELHDALNLAGFLTEAELADFPDSLADLTSQGRALAFTGGDSRQIWACVERGDELAATLAKTDEAATAIRELLRSRLEVLGPVTAAELAQPLGLETAAAAEALLALEGEGFVVRGRFRTSAEADGPDEWCERGLLARIHRRTLKSLRRQIKPVSAAEFTSFLLHWQGLGSERRQGPESLRLALDRLEGCGAPASAWESLVLPARIGDFSPTMLDQVLASGEWLWKRTEPFPGRAGGRLAANTPISLLRREYWDCWPLAPGRMEGLSFGARKVLEVLREGGADFFLGLVRNTGMLRSQVEMALGELAAAGLVTSDSFTGLRALITRAGKRPRFGGLRARMSGVQAGGRWSVLPAPAGDDVNGEDRVRYLAEAMIRRYGIVFRALLARDRGLPPWRAWLRVYRRMEARGELRGGRFVGGFSGEQFATPAAVEELRAMRRRNDFASRIRISSADPANLTGVMSPRRIPSQPARWIRYAGGEPRMEAERDAAAGAL, via the coding sequence ATGCCTCCGACGTTCCCGGAAAGGAAAGGCGGCAAAGCGGCTTTCACGTGTCAGGCGGGAACTGGAATGAATGCGATGATGCAACCAGGATTGACGGCGTTGGGCGGGCTGCATCCGGCGGTTCGCGAATGGTTTGAAGAGTCGTTTGATCGGCCCACGGCGGTTCAGGAGGGCGCCTGGCCGGCCATCGCCGCGGGCCTGCACGCGCTGCTGGCGGCGCCCACCGGTTCCGGCAAGACACTGGCGGGGTTCCTTTCCGTCATCGACGAACTGCTGCGCCGCAGCCTTCGGGACGATCTGCCGCAGCGAACCGAAATCGTTTACGTGTCGCCGCTGCGGGCCCTTTCGAACGACGTGCGCCGCAACCTCAGCGCGCCTCTCGCGGGTATCGATCGGCGTCTCGAGGCCCGGGGCCTGCCGGCCTCGGGAATTACCGCCGGCCTGCGAACCGGGGACAGTACCGCGGCCGACCGTCGCAGGCTGCTCAAGACACCGCCCCACATCCTGGTAACCACGCCGGAGTCCCTGTACCTGCTGCTCACTTCGGAAGGCGGCCGGGGGCTGCTCTCGCACGCAGGCACCGTGATCCTGGATGAACTGCACTCGCTTGCGGGGGGCAAGCGGGGCGCCCACCTCACCCTCAGCCTTGAGCGACTGGAAATGCTCACCGGCCGGCCGTTGCGCCGAATCGGCATGTCGGCCACGCAGCGGCCTCTGGACCGCATGGCCCGGTTCCTGCTCGGGGCGCGGGAGGACGATTGCGCGATTGTCGATGCCGGCGCCGCGCGCGATCGGGACTTGGCGCTGGAACTGCCCGGATCGCCGCTGCAGGCCGTCATGCCGCTGGAGGTCTGGTCGGAGCTCTATGACCGGCTCGCGGACCTCGTGCGCGGTCACGATTCGACCCTGGTTTTCGTCAATACGCGGCGGCTGTGCGAGCGGGCCGCGCGCCAGCTGAGCGAACGGCTGGGCGAAGACGCGGTCGCTTCCCACCACGGCAGCATGTCCAAGGACCACCGGGGCGAGGCCGAGCAGCGCCTCAAGCGGGGGAGTCTCAAGGTGCTTGTCGCCACGGCCTCGCTGGAGCTGGGAATCGATATCGGCTCCGTCGACCTCGTATGTCAATTGGGTTCTCCGCGCGGAATCTCGCGGTTTTTACAGCGCGTCGGGCGTTCGGGCCACGCCGTCGGCGAGGTCCCCAGGGGCCGCCTGTTCCCGCTGACCCGTGGCGAACTGGTCGAGAGCCTGGCGCTACTGAAGGCGGCGGACAGGAACGAAATCGAGGAAATCCGCATCCCACCGGGCGCCATGGACGTGCTGGCGCAGCAGATCGTTGCCGAGGGGGCCTGCGGCGAGAAAAGCGTCGATGAACTGCACGCAACGTTTTCGCTGGCCTGGCCGTACCGCAAACTGGATCGCGAGCGCTTTGCCCGCGTGGCCCGGATGCTGGCGGACGGCTACTCGACGCGGCGCGGGCGCTCCGGCGCCTACCTGCATTACGACAGCGTGAAGCGGCTGCTGAGGCCGCGGCGGTCGGCCCGCATCACCGCCCTGACCAATGGCGGGACCATCCCGGACCAGTTCGACTACGACGTGCTGCTGATGCCCTCCGAGACCCGCATCGGCACGCTGAACGAGGACTTTGCGTTCGAGAGCCTGCCGGGGGACATATTCCAACTCGGCAACGCCTCCTACCGTATACAGCGGGTCACTTCCGGCAAGGTATACGCCGAGGACGCGCATGGGGCTCCGCCCACCATCCCGTTCTGGTTCGGCGAAGCGCCGGGGCGCAGCACGGAACTTTCGGGGCGGGTCGCGAAACTTCTCGACGGCGTGGAGACGCGTTTGGCCCGGGACGCGGACGCAATTGCCTGGCTTGCCTCCATTCCCGGCGGTTCGCTGGAGGCCGCCCGCCAGGCGGTGGAGTATCTCGAGGCCGCCCGCGCCACCCTGGGCTCGCTGCCGGGCGCGGGACGCTTCGTGATCGAGCGCTTCCTCGACGAACTGGGCGACATGCACGTCGTCATCCATTCGCCACTGGGCTCCCGCCTCAACCGCGCCTGGGGCCTCGCGCTGCGCAAGCGCATCTGCCGGAAGTTCAATATCGAACCGCAGGCGGCGGCGCTGGACGACAGCATCGTGATTTCGCTGGGTCCGGGCCACAGTTTCCCGTTGAAGGAAATCACCGGCTGGCTGCATTCCTCGACCGCGCACGAGCTTCTGATACAGGCCGTGCTCGACTCGCCGATGTTCCCGACCCGCTGGCGATGGACGGCCTCGACGGCGCTGGCCATACTTCGTAACTGGAAGGGCGAACGGCGCCCGGCGCAGTTTCAGCGCGGCGATGCGGAGGACCTCATGGTGGCGCTGTTCCCCGATCTGGTCGCCTGCGCCGAGAACCTCACGGGGGACCGCACGGTCCCCGACCATCCGCTGGTCGACCAGACCCTGGACGATTGCCTGCACGAACTGATGGATGCCGACGGTCTGCTGGCCCTGCTGCGCTCGTTCGAGCAGGGCCAGGCCGAAGTGCGCTTTGCCGAGCCCGCCTCGCCGTCGGTACTGGCCCAGGAAGTCATTACCGCCAAGCCCTATGCCTTCCTCGACGATGCGCCGGCCGAGGAGCGCCGCACCCAGGCGATCCGTACCCGCCATCTGCTGGATATCGAAGACGCCGCAACCCTGGCACGGCCGGATCCGCAGGCGATCGCCGAGGTGTGTGCGGAAGCCTGGCCGAACCCGCGCGATGCCGATGAATTGCACGACGCGCTGAACCTGGCGGGATTCCTGACCGAAGCCGAGCTGGCGGATTTCCCGGACTCTCTGGCGGATCTGACCTCGCAGGGCAGGGCGCTGGCCTTTACAGGCGGCGATAGCCGGCAGATCTGGGCCTGCGTGGAACGCGGCGATGAACTGGCCGCGACTCTGGCGAAAACGGACGAGGCGGCAACGGCAATTCGTGAACTGCTCCGTAGCCGGCTTGAAGTCCTGGGGCCCGTAACCGCTGCCGAACTGGCGCAGCCTTTGGGGCTGGAAACGGCGGCCGCGGCCGAGGCGCTGCTGGCGCTGGAGGGAGAAGGCTTTGTGGTTCGCGGCCGTTTCCGTACCAGCGCGGAAGCCGACGGGCCGGATGAGTGGTGCGAACGCGGCCTGCTGGCACGAATCCACCGGCGAACGCTCAAGTCCCTGCGCCGGCAGATCAAACCGGTCAGCGCCGCGGAGTTCACCTCGTTCCTGCTGCATTGGCAGGGGCTTGGGAGCGAACGGCGGCAGGGACCGGAGAGCCTTCGCCTGGCGCTGGATCGGCTGGAAGGCTGCGGCGCGCCGGCCTCGGCCTGGGAAAGCCTGGTGCTGCCGGCGCGGATCGGCGATTTTTCTCCGACGATGCTGGACCAGGTGCTCGCGTCGGGCGAATGGCTGTGGAAGCGGACCGAGCCGTTTCCGGGGCGAGCGGGCGGCCGGCTGGCCGCCAACACGCCGATAAGCCTGCTCAGGCGCGAATACTGGGACTGCTGGCCGTTGGCGCCCGGTCGCATGGAAGGCCTCTCGTTCGGTGCGCGCAAGGTTCTCGAAGTCCTCCGCGAGGGCGGCGCGGATTTCTTCCTCGGCCTGGTCCGCAACACCGGCATGCTGCGCAGCCAGGTGGAAATGGCGCTGGGAGAATTGGCCGCCGCCGGATTGGTGACTTCGGACAGCTTTACCGGCCTTCGCGCGCTGATCACGCGGGCCGGCAAGCGACCCCGTTTCGGCGGACTGCGGGCCCGAATGAGCGGCGTGCAGGCCGGAGGCCGATGGTCCGTATTGCCCGCCCCGGCCGGCGATGACGTCAACGGCGAGGACCGGGTCCGGTACCTGGCCGAAGCCATGATCCGCCGTTACGGCATTGTGTTCCGGGCCCTGCTGGCGCGCGACCGCGGGCTGCCGCCATGGCGCGCCTGGCTGCGCGTCTACCGGCGTATGGAGGCCCGGGGCGAACTGCGTGGCGGCCGCTTCGTGGGCGGGTTCAGCGGCGAGCAGTTCGCCACCCCTGCCGCGGTGGAGGAACTGCGGGCCATGCGCCGCAGGAACGACTTTGCTTCGCGCATCCGCATCTCCAGCGCGGATCCGGCCAACCTGACCGGCGTGATGTCGCCCCGGCGCATTCCGTCGCAACCCGCGCGCTGGATCCGTTACGCCGGCGGAGAACCCCGGATGGAAGCGGAGAGGGACGCCGCTGCCGGCGCCTTATAA